One genomic segment of Salvia miltiorrhiza cultivar Shanhuang (shh) unplaced genomic scaffold, IMPLAD_Smil_shh fragScaff_scaffold_79, whole genome shotgun sequence includes these proteins:
- the LOC131003129 gene encoding calmodulin-binding transcription activator 5 isoform X4, whose protein sequence is MEGNSVPSRLVGLEIHGFRTMEDLDFQNILEEATSRWLRPNEIHAILSNHKYFPVHVKPMNLPKSGTIVLFDRKMLRNFRKDGHNWKKKKDGKTVKEAHEHLKVGNEERIHVYYAHGEDNSTFVRRCYWLLDKSLEHIVLVHYRETQENSPATPVKSPFPTWTLPEGSESAIDSMYYDGSMPVLERNDSVVIKTHEQRLHEINTLDWDELLVPIDPNKHNSPQEGKTAGFELPNQYHTNNYKISNDAQSTNKVSPESSDNSFSGQAAYSVNYNIPNNSSYQTVGLETTFSSDTRTSGLVTLGGAGNGMHSVGADGSQSQDSFGTTHVVAGSPDSVDNQSLESSLLNSHQSFSYNMKDNHHHPPLGQIFNVTDISPAWALSTEETKILVVGFFSDGHQHYADSKLYLACGDSVIPVEVVQAGVFRCLISSQAPGLVNLFMTFDGHNPVSQVLTFEFRAPIQHNGLVSTENTDNWDEFQLQMRLARLLFSSSKDLSVYTAKPSQSALKEAKVFAKKTSVISLGWGYLCKMIEEAKMSFPQAKDRLFELTLENRLQEWLLEKVATGCKITERDEQGQGVIHLCAVLGYTWAVRLFSQSSLSLDYRDKCGWTALHWAAYYGREKMVATLLSVGAKPNLVTDPTSQNPGGCTAADLASLSGHEGLAAFLAEKALVAQFKDMTLAGNVSGSLQTTTNDMVDTGSFTEEEVYLKDTLAAYRTAADAAARIQAAFREHALKVQTQAVEASSPETEARNIVAAMRIQHAFRNYETRKKIVAAARIQYRFRTWKIRKDFLNMRRQAIRIQANFRGFQVRRQYRKICWSVGVLEKAILRWRLKRKGFRGLQVQPDETLPDQNQESDAEEDFFKASRKQAEERVERSVVKVQAMFRSRRAQEEYRRMKVECSRATLEYEELLHPDTQMG, encoded by the exons ATGGAGGGTAACAGTGTGCCGAGTCGACTCGTTGGGTTGGAGATTCATGGCTTTCGCACCATGGAAG ATTTGGATTTCCAGAATATCTTGGAGGAAGCCACGTCAAGATGGCTCCGACCGAATGAGATTCATGCGATTCTCAGCAACCACAAGTATTTTCCTGTTCACGTCAAACCCATGAATTTGCCAAAAA GTGGCACAATTGTGTTGTTTGATCGTAAGATGCTCCGAAATTTTCGGAAAGATGGCCATAACTGGAAAAAGAAGAAGGATGGAAAAACTGTTAAAGAAGCTCATGAACACTTAAAA GTTGGCAACGAGGAAAGAATCCATGTATACTATGCTCATGGAGAAGACAATTCAACTTTTGTTCGCAGATGTTACTGGCTGCTTGACAA GTCTCTGGAACATATTGTCCTCGTGCATTATCGTGAAACTCAAGAG AATTCCCCAGCCACGCCCGTAAAGTCTCCATTTCCTACTTGGACTTTGCCCGAAGGATCCGAGTCTGCAATAGACTCGATGTATTATGACGGCAGCATGCCAGTCTTAG AACGTAATGACAGTGTAGTGATTAAAACTCACGAACAGAGACTTCATGAGATAAATACACTCGACTGGGATGAGCTTTTGGTGCCAATTGATCCCAACAAGCACAATTCACCCCAAGAAG GAAAAACTGCAGGCTTTGAGTTGCCAAATCAATATCACACGAACAACTATAAAATTAGT AATGATGCACAATCAACTAATAAGGTATCACCAGAAAGCTCGGACAACAGTTTCTCCGGACAAGCTGCTTACTCAGTCAATTATAACATTCCCAACAATTCATCCTACCAGACAGTGGGCCTTGAGACAACTTTTAGTTCGGATACTAGAACTTCCGGACTGGTGACGTTAGGTGGAGCTGGTAATGGCATGCATTCCGTGGGGGCAGATGGTTCACAATCACAGGATAGTTTTGGAACAACACATGTCGTTGCGGGATCTCCGGATTCAGTTGATAACCAGTCCTTGGAATCCTCACTTTTAAATTCACATCAATCCTTCTCGTATAACATGAAGGATAATCATCACCACCCTCCGTTGGGGCAGATATTCAATGTAACTGATATCTCACCTGCATGGGCTCTTTCGACCGAGGAGACTAAG ATCTTGGTAGTCGGGTTTTTCAGTGACGGACACCAACACTATGCAGATTCCAAGTTGTATCTCGCATGTGGAGATTCTGTTATTCCAGTAGAAGTTGTACAAGCAGGAGTTTTCCGATGTTTAATTTCGTCTCAAGCTCCTGGATTGGTGAATCTCTTCATGACTTTCGATGGGCATAATCCTGTCAGCCAAGTCCTAACTTTTGAATTTCGTGCTCCCATACAACACAACGGTTTGGTTTCAACTGAAAATACAGACAACTGGGATGAATTTCAGCTCCAGATGAGGCTTGCTCGTCTTTTGTTTTCATCATCCAAGGACTTGAGTGTTTACACTGCTAAACCATCCCAGTCTGCTTTAAAGGAAGCCAAAGTTTTTGCTAAAAAAACCTCCGTCATTTCTCTTGGATGGGGGTATTTGTGCAAAATGATCGAAGAAGCGAAAATGTCTTTTCCCCAGGCAAAAGATAGGTTGTTTGAATTGACTTTAGAGAATAGGCTACAGGAATGGTTGCTAGAAAAAGTGGCAACCGGGTGCAAAATTACTGAACGTGACGAACAAGGTCAAGGTGTTATTCATTTGTGCGCTGTCCTTGGATATACGTGGGCGGTTCGCCTATTTTCGCAATCTAGCTTATCTTTGGATTATCGAGACAAATGTGGATGGACGGCCCTACACTGGGCTGCATATTATGGAAG GGAGAAAATGGTGGCCACTCTTTTATCTGTCGGGGCGAAGCCAAATTTAGTCACGGATCCAACCTCACAAAACCCCGGTGGATGCACTGCTGCTGATCTTGCTTCTTTGAGTGGTCACGAGGGTTTGGCAGCGTTTCTGGCTGAGAAGGCTTTGGTTGCCCAATTTAAGGATATGACGTTGGCTGGAAATGTTAGTGGCTCGCTGCAAACAACCACCAATGACATGGTGGACACTGGGAGTTTCACCGAAGAGGAGGTGTATCTGAAGGATACCCTCGCGGCTTACCGGACAGCAGCCGATGCAGCTGCGCGTATCCAGGCTGCATTCAGAGAACACGCGCTCAAAGTGCAGACGCAAGCAGTTGAGGCATCGAGCCCAGAGACTGAAGCACGGAACATAGTTGCAGCGATGAGGATCCAGCATGCTTTCCGCAACTACGAAACACGCAAAAAGATCGTGGCCGCTGCTAGGATCCAGTACAGATTTCGGACTTGGAAGATCCGAAAAGATTTCCTTAACATGCGTCGTCAGGCCATTAGAATTCAG GCTAACTTCCGCGGTTTTCAAGTGAGGAGGCAATACCGTAAAATCTGTTGGTCTGTCGGTGTCCTCGAGAAAGCAATACTGCGGTGGCGCCTGAAAAGGAAAGGCTTCCGCGGGCTTCAAGTCCAACCCGATGAAACCCTGCCAGATCAAAATCAAGAAAGCGACGCGGAAGAGGACTTCTTCAAGGCCAGCAGGAAACAAGCGGAGGAGCGCGTGGAGAGATCCGTTGTGAAAGTGCAGGCGATGTTCCGTTCGAGACGAGCGCAGGAAGAGTACAGAAGAATGAAAGTAGAATGCAGTCGAGCAACG CTGGAATACGAAGAATTACTCCATCCTGATACTCAAATGGGATGA
- the LOC131003129 gene encoding calmodulin-binding transcription activator 5 isoform X1 produces the protein MEGNSVPSRLVGLEIHGFRTMEDLDFQNILEEATSRWLRPNEIHAILSNHKYFPVHVKPMNLPKSGTIVLFDRKMLRNFRKDGHNWKKKKDGKTVKEAHEHLKVGNEERIHVYYAHGEDNSTFVRRCYWLLDKSLEHIVLVHYRETQELQNSPATPVKSPFPTWTLPEGSESAIDSMYYDGSMPVLERNDSVVIKTHEQRLHEINTLDWDELLVPIDPNKHNSPQEAGKTAGFELPNQYHTNNYKISNDAQSTNKVSPESSDNSFSGQAAYSVNYNIPNNSSYQTVGLETTFSSDTRTSGLVTLGGAGNGMHSVGADGSQSQDSFGTTHVVAGSPDSVDNQSLESSLLNSHQSFSYNMKDNHHHPPLGQIFNVTDISPAWALSTEETKILVVGFFSDGHQHYADSKLYLACGDSVIPVEVVQAGVFRCLISSQAPGLVNLFMTFDGHNPVSQVLTFEFRAPIQHNGLVSTENTDNWDEFQLQMRLARLLFSSSKDLSVYTAKPSQSALKEAKVFAKKTSVISLGWGYLCKMIEEAKMSFPQAKDRLFELTLENRLQEWLLEKVATGCKITERDEQGQGVIHLCAVLGYTWAVRLFSQSSLSLDYRDKCGWTALHWAAYYGREKMVATLLSVGAKPNLVTDPTSQNPGGCTAADLASLSGHEGLAAFLAEKALVAQFKDMTLAGNVSGSLQTTTNDMVDTGSFTEEEVYLKDTLAAYRTAADAAARIQAAFREHALKVQTQAVEASSPETEARNIVAAMRIQHAFRNYETRKKIVAAARIQYRFRTWKIRKDFLNMRRQAIRIQANFRGFQVRRQYRKICWSVGVLEKAILRWRLKRKGFRGLQVQPDETLPDQNQESDAEEDFFKASRKQAEERVERSVVKVQAMFRSRRAQEEYRRMKVECSRATLEYEELLHPDTQMG, from the exons ATGGAGGGTAACAGTGTGCCGAGTCGACTCGTTGGGTTGGAGATTCATGGCTTTCGCACCATGGAAG ATTTGGATTTCCAGAATATCTTGGAGGAAGCCACGTCAAGATGGCTCCGACCGAATGAGATTCATGCGATTCTCAGCAACCACAAGTATTTTCCTGTTCACGTCAAACCCATGAATTTGCCAAAAA GTGGCACAATTGTGTTGTTTGATCGTAAGATGCTCCGAAATTTTCGGAAAGATGGCCATAACTGGAAAAAGAAGAAGGATGGAAAAACTGTTAAAGAAGCTCATGAACACTTAAAA GTTGGCAACGAGGAAAGAATCCATGTATACTATGCTCATGGAGAAGACAATTCAACTTTTGTTCGCAGATGTTACTGGCTGCTTGACAA GTCTCTGGAACATATTGTCCTCGTGCATTATCGTGAAACTCAAGAG TTGCAGAATTCCCCAGCCACGCCCGTAAAGTCTCCATTTCCTACTTGGACTTTGCCCGAAGGATCCGAGTCTGCAATAGACTCGATGTATTATGACGGCAGCATGCCAGTCTTAG AACGTAATGACAGTGTAGTGATTAAAACTCACGAACAGAGACTTCATGAGATAAATACACTCGACTGGGATGAGCTTTTGGTGCCAATTGATCCCAACAAGCACAATTCACCCCAAGAAG CAGGAAAAACTGCAGGCTTTGAGTTGCCAAATCAATATCACACGAACAACTATAAAATTAGT AATGATGCACAATCAACTAATAAGGTATCACCAGAAAGCTCGGACAACAGTTTCTCCGGACAAGCTGCTTACTCAGTCAATTATAACATTCCCAACAATTCATCCTACCAGACAGTGGGCCTTGAGACAACTTTTAGTTCGGATACTAGAACTTCCGGACTGGTGACGTTAGGTGGAGCTGGTAATGGCATGCATTCCGTGGGGGCAGATGGTTCACAATCACAGGATAGTTTTGGAACAACACATGTCGTTGCGGGATCTCCGGATTCAGTTGATAACCAGTCCTTGGAATCCTCACTTTTAAATTCACATCAATCCTTCTCGTATAACATGAAGGATAATCATCACCACCCTCCGTTGGGGCAGATATTCAATGTAACTGATATCTCACCTGCATGGGCTCTTTCGACCGAGGAGACTAAG ATCTTGGTAGTCGGGTTTTTCAGTGACGGACACCAACACTATGCAGATTCCAAGTTGTATCTCGCATGTGGAGATTCTGTTATTCCAGTAGAAGTTGTACAAGCAGGAGTTTTCCGATGTTTAATTTCGTCTCAAGCTCCTGGATTGGTGAATCTCTTCATGACTTTCGATGGGCATAATCCTGTCAGCCAAGTCCTAACTTTTGAATTTCGTGCTCCCATACAACACAACGGTTTGGTTTCAACTGAAAATACAGACAACTGGGATGAATTTCAGCTCCAGATGAGGCTTGCTCGTCTTTTGTTTTCATCATCCAAGGACTTGAGTGTTTACACTGCTAAACCATCCCAGTCTGCTTTAAAGGAAGCCAAAGTTTTTGCTAAAAAAACCTCCGTCATTTCTCTTGGATGGGGGTATTTGTGCAAAATGATCGAAGAAGCGAAAATGTCTTTTCCCCAGGCAAAAGATAGGTTGTTTGAATTGACTTTAGAGAATAGGCTACAGGAATGGTTGCTAGAAAAAGTGGCAACCGGGTGCAAAATTACTGAACGTGACGAACAAGGTCAAGGTGTTATTCATTTGTGCGCTGTCCTTGGATATACGTGGGCGGTTCGCCTATTTTCGCAATCTAGCTTATCTTTGGATTATCGAGACAAATGTGGATGGACGGCCCTACACTGGGCTGCATATTATGGAAG GGAGAAAATGGTGGCCACTCTTTTATCTGTCGGGGCGAAGCCAAATTTAGTCACGGATCCAACCTCACAAAACCCCGGTGGATGCACTGCTGCTGATCTTGCTTCTTTGAGTGGTCACGAGGGTTTGGCAGCGTTTCTGGCTGAGAAGGCTTTGGTTGCCCAATTTAAGGATATGACGTTGGCTGGAAATGTTAGTGGCTCGCTGCAAACAACCACCAATGACATGGTGGACACTGGGAGTTTCACCGAAGAGGAGGTGTATCTGAAGGATACCCTCGCGGCTTACCGGACAGCAGCCGATGCAGCTGCGCGTATCCAGGCTGCATTCAGAGAACACGCGCTCAAAGTGCAGACGCAAGCAGTTGAGGCATCGAGCCCAGAGACTGAAGCACGGAACATAGTTGCAGCGATGAGGATCCAGCATGCTTTCCGCAACTACGAAACACGCAAAAAGATCGTGGCCGCTGCTAGGATCCAGTACAGATTTCGGACTTGGAAGATCCGAAAAGATTTCCTTAACATGCGTCGTCAGGCCATTAGAATTCAG GCTAACTTCCGCGGTTTTCAAGTGAGGAGGCAATACCGTAAAATCTGTTGGTCTGTCGGTGTCCTCGAGAAAGCAATACTGCGGTGGCGCCTGAAAAGGAAAGGCTTCCGCGGGCTTCAAGTCCAACCCGATGAAACCCTGCCAGATCAAAATCAAGAAAGCGACGCGGAAGAGGACTTCTTCAAGGCCAGCAGGAAACAAGCGGAGGAGCGCGTGGAGAGATCCGTTGTGAAAGTGCAGGCGATGTTCCGTTCGAGACGAGCGCAGGAAGAGTACAGAAGAATGAAAGTAGAATGCAGTCGAGCAACG CTGGAATACGAAGAATTACTCCATCCTGATACTCAAATGGGATGA
- the LOC131003129 gene encoding calmodulin-binding transcription activator 5 isoform X3, translated as MEGNSVPSRLVGLEIHGFRTMEDLDFQNILEEATSRWLRPNEIHAILSNHKYFPVHVKPMNLPKSGTIVLFDRKMLRNFRKDGHNWKKKKDGKTVKEAHEHLKVGNEERIHVYYAHGEDNSTFVRRCYWLLDKSLEHIVLVHYRETQENSPATPVKSPFPTWTLPEGSESAIDSMYYDGSMPVLERNDSVVIKTHEQRLHEINTLDWDELLVPIDPNKHNSPQEAGKTAGFELPNQYHTNNYKISNDAQSTNKVSPESSDNSFSGQAAYSVNYNIPNNSSYQTVGLETTFSSDTRTSGLVTLGGAGNGMHSVGADGSQSQDSFGTTHVVAGSPDSVDNQSLESSLLNSHQSFSYNMKDNHHHPPLGQIFNVTDISPAWALSTEETKILVVGFFSDGHQHYADSKLYLACGDSVIPVEVVQAGVFRCLISSQAPGLVNLFMTFDGHNPVSQVLTFEFRAPIQHNGLVSTENTDNWDEFQLQMRLARLLFSSSKDLSVYTAKPSQSALKEAKVFAKKTSVISLGWGYLCKMIEEAKMSFPQAKDRLFELTLENRLQEWLLEKVATGCKITERDEQGQGVIHLCAVLGYTWAVRLFSQSSLSLDYRDKCGWTALHWAAYYGREKMVATLLSVGAKPNLVTDPTSQNPGGCTAADLASLSGHEGLAAFLAEKALVAQFKDMTLAGNVSGSLQTTTNDMVDTGSFTEEEVYLKDTLAAYRTAADAAARIQAAFREHALKVQTQAVEASSPETEARNIVAAMRIQHAFRNYETRKKIVAAARIQYRFRTWKIRKDFLNMRRQAIRIQANFRGFQVRRQYRKICWSVGVLEKAILRWRLKRKGFRGLQVQPDETLPDQNQESDAEEDFFKASRKQAEERVERSVVKVQAMFRSRRAQEEYRRMKVECSRATLEYEELLHPDTQMG; from the exons ATGGAGGGTAACAGTGTGCCGAGTCGACTCGTTGGGTTGGAGATTCATGGCTTTCGCACCATGGAAG ATTTGGATTTCCAGAATATCTTGGAGGAAGCCACGTCAAGATGGCTCCGACCGAATGAGATTCATGCGATTCTCAGCAACCACAAGTATTTTCCTGTTCACGTCAAACCCATGAATTTGCCAAAAA GTGGCACAATTGTGTTGTTTGATCGTAAGATGCTCCGAAATTTTCGGAAAGATGGCCATAACTGGAAAAAGAAGAAGGATGGAAAAACTGTTAAAGAAGCTCATGAACACTTAAAA GTTGGCAACGAGGAAAGAATCCATGTATACTATGCTCATGGAGAAGACAATTCAACTTTTGTTCGCAGATGTTACTGGCTGCTTGACAA GTCTCTGGAACATATTGTCCTCGTGCATTATCGTGAAACTCAAGAG AATTCCCCAGCCACGCCCGTAAAGTCTCCATTTCCTACTTGGACTTTGCCCGAAGGATCCGAGTCTGCAATAGACTCGATGTATTATGACGGCAGCATGCCAGTCTTAG AACGTAATGACAGTGTAGTGATTAAAACTCACGAACAGAGACTTCATGAGATAAATACACTCGACTGGGATGAGCTTTTGGTGCCAATTGATCCCAACAAGCACAATTCACCCCAAGAAG CAGGAAAAACTGCAGGCTTTGAGTTGCCAAATCAATATCACACGAACAACTATAAAATTAGT AATGATGCACAATCAACTAATAAGGTATCACCAGAAAGCTCGGACAACAGTTTCTCCGGACAAGCTGCTTACTCAGTCAATTATAACATTCCCAACAATTCATCCTACCAGACAGTGGGCCTTGAGACAACTTTTAGTTCGGATACTAGAACTTCCGGACTGGTGACGTTAGGTGGAGCTGGTAATGGCATGCATTCCGTGGGGGCAGATGGTTCACAATCACAGGATAGTTTTGGAACAACACATGTCGTTGCGGGATCTCCGGATTCAGTTGATAACCAGTCCTTGGAATCCTCACTTTTAAATTCACATCAATCCTTCTCGTATAACATGAAGGATAATCATCACCACCCTCCGTTGGGGCAGATATTCAATGTAACTGATATCTCACCTGCATGGGCTCTTTCGACCGAGGAGACTAAG ATCTTGGTAGTCGGGTTTTTCAGTGACGGACACCAACACTATGCAGATTCCAAGTTGTATCTCGCATGTGGAGATTCTGTTATTCCAGTAGAAGTTGTACAAGCAGGAGTTTTCCGATGTTTAATTTCGTCTCAAGCTCCTGGATTGGTGAATCTCTTCATGACTTTCGATGGGCATAATCCTGTCAGCCAAGTCCTAACTTTTGAATTTCGTGCTCCCATACAACACAACGGTTTGGTTTCAACTGAAAATACAGACAACTGGGATGAATTTCAGCTCCAGATGAGGCTTGCTCGTCTTTTGTTTTCATCATCCAAGGACTTGAGTGTTTACACTGCTAAACCATCCCAGTCTGCTTTAAAGGAAGCCAAAGTTTTTGCTAAAAAAACCTCCGTCATTTCTCTTGGATGGGGGTATTTGTGCAAAATGATCGAAGAAGCGAAAATGTCTTTTCCCCAGGCAAAAGATAGGTTGTTTGAATTGACTTTAGAGAATAGGCTACAGGAATGGTTGCTAGAAAAAGTGGCAACCGGGTGCAAAATTACTGAACGTGACGAACAAGGTCAAGGTGTTATTCATTTGTGCGCTGTCCTTGGATATACGTGGGCGGTTCGCCTATTTTCGCAATCTAGCTTATCTTTGGATTATCGAGACAAATGTGGATGGACGGCCCTACACTGGGCTGCATATTATGGAAG GGAGAAAATGGTGGCCACTCTTTTATCTGTCGGGGCGAAGCCAAATTTAGTCACGGATCCAACCTCACAAAACCCCGGTGGATGCACTGCTGCTGATCTTGCTTCTTTGAGTGGTCACGAGGGTTTGGCAGCGTTTCTGGCTGAGAAGGCTTTGGTTGCCCAATTTAAGGATATGACGTTGGCTGGAAATGTTAGTGGCTCGCTGCAAACAACCACCAATGACATGGTGGACACTGGGAGTTTCACCGAAGAGGAGGTGTATCTGAAGGATACCCTCGCGGCTTACCGGACAGCAGCCGATGCAGCTGCGCGTATCCAGGCTGCATTCAGAGAACACGCGCTCAAAGTGCAGACGCAAGCAGTTGAGGCATCGAGCCCAGAGACTGAAGCACGGAACATAGTTGCAGCGATGAGGATCCAGCATGCTTTCCGCAACTACGAAACACGCAAAAAGATCGTGGCCGCTGCTAGGATCCAGTACAGATTTCGGACTTGGAAGATCCGAAAAGATTTCCTTAACATGCGTCGTCAGGCCATTAGAATTCAG GCTAACTTCCGCGGTTTTCAAGTGAGGAGGCAATACCGTAAAATCTGTTGGTCTGTCGGTGTCCTCGAGAAAGCAATACTGCGGTGGCGCCTGAAAAGGAAAGGCTTCCGCGGGCTTCAAGTCCAACCCGATGAAACCCTGCCAGATCAAAATCAAGAAAGCGACGCGGAAGAGGACTTCTTCAAGGCCAGCAGGAAACAAGCGGAGGAGCGCGTGGAGAGATCCGTTGTGAAAGTGCAGGCGATGTTCCGTTCGAGACGAGCGCAGGAAGAGTACAGAAGAATGAAAGTAGAATGCAGTCGAGCAACG CTGGAATACGAAGAATTACTCCATCCTGATACTCAAATGGGATGA